A stretch of Henckelia pumila isolate YLH828 chromosome 4, ASM3356847v2, whole genome shotgun sequence DNA encodes these proteins:
- the LOC140867629 gene encoding CBL-interacting serine/threonine-protein kinase 1, whose protein sequence is MVLLHAGNDEELRGSDEDPICRRKKAKDGMRLGKYEFGRTLGEGNFGKVKFARHTDSDRPFAIKILEKNTILDLKLTNQIKREIGTLKLLKHPNVVRLYEVLASKTKIYMVLEYVNGGELFDRIASKGKLREAQGRKLFQQLIDGVSYCHNKGVFHRDLKLENVLIDANGNIKITDFGLSALPQHFRDDGLLHTTCGSPNYVAPEILSNKGYDGAASDTWSCGVILYVILTGYLPFDDRNLAVLYQKITKADAQIPKWLSPGARDLIKRILDPNPRTRITIDEIKENDWFKQDYTPLDHTEEENENACTDDDTSSSNEAHSDAEKDHDSPALINAFQLIGMSSCLDLSGFFEKEDVSERKIRFTSNHSPKELLDRIEDTVIQMGFHVQKKNGKLKVMMDRKVQNASGSLSVAAEVFEISPSLYVVEMRKACGDPIVYRQLCDKLSNELGVPQSQEQLLATEL, encoded by the exons ATGGTGCTGCTGCACGCCGGAAATGACGAAGAGTTGCGAGGATCGGACGAGGATCCGATCTGCAGGAGAAAGAAGGCCAAGGATGGGATGCGGTTGGGGAAGTACGAGTTCGGGAGGACTCTGGGTGAAGGCAATTTCGGCAAGGTCAAATTCGCCAGGCATACAGACTCCGATCGCCCCTTCGCCATCAAGATCTTGGAGAAGAACACGATTCTAGACCTCAAGCTCACCAATCAG ATTAAGAGGGAAATTGGCACTTTAAAGCTTCTCAAACATCCAAATGTTGTCAGATTATATGAG GTATTAGCGAGCAAGACCAAGATATACATGGTCCTTGAGTACGTGAATGGTGGTGAATTATTTGACAGAATT GCATCCAAAGGGAAACTCCGAGAAGCTCAAGGCAGGAAGCTCTTCCAACAGTTAATTGATGGCGTTAGTTACTGTCACAACAAAGGTGTTTTTCACAGAGATCTCAAG CTGGAAAATGTGTTGATTGATGcaaatggaaacattaagataACAGATTTCGGCCTCAGTGCTTTGCCTCAACATTTTAGG GATGATGGCTTATTGCATACAACTTGTGGAAGTCCAAACTATGTTGCTCCTGAAATTCTCTCCAACAAAGGATATGATGGTGCGGCCTCAGATACGTGGTCATGTGGTGTCATCTTATACGTGATTCTGACGGGTTACCTTCCCTTTGATGATCGAAATCTTGCAGTTCTTTATCAGAAG ATTACCAAGGCGGACGCTCAGATACCAAAATGGTTATCTCCGGGAGCCAGAGACCTAATAAAGAGGATTCTAGATCCCAACCCTCGTACACGGATAACCATAGATGAGATAAAAGAAAATGACTGGTTCAAACAAGACTACACCCCTTTAGATCACACGGAAGAAGAGAACGAAAACGCTTGCACGGATGATGACACATCATCTTCAAATGAGGCA CATTCAGATGCAGAAAAAGATCATGATTCACCAGCACTAATCAATGCATTTCAGCTAATCGGAATGTCCTCTTGCCTAGATCTTTCGGGATTCTTTGAAAAAGAG GATGTCTCTGAGAGGAAAATCAGATTTACATCAAATCATTCTCCAAAAGAATTGTTGGACAGGATCGAAGATACAGTCATACAAATGGGATTTCATGTCCAAAAGAAAAACGGAAAG TTGAAAGTCATGATGGATCGCAAAGTTCAGAATGCGTCTGGAAGTCTCTCAGTAGCTGCGGAA GTTTTTGAGATAAGTCCATCCTTGTACGTAGTTGAGATGCGAAAAGCATGCGGTGATCCCATAGTGTACAGACAG TTGTGCGACAAATTATCAAACGAGCTGGGTGTACCTCAAAGCCAAGAGCAGCTCTTAGCCACCGAATTATGA
- the LOC140866532 gene encoding rRNA-processing protein fcf2 isoform X2 has translation MSEDKALIGLSWKPKIPLLKSSSPENESCSSKSKAESSSLYKPNSQLIDGLFVPPNNPRYLNKLLKKQIKDTAGSSWFDMPAQTITPELKKDLQLLKLRNVIDPKRHYKKGDSKSKALPKYFQASTVIESATEFYTGRLTKKERKASLADELLSDRTLGNYRKRKVREIEEVKRPGGVGKWKISKTGKRKEKKRKH, from the exons ATGTCGGAAGACAAAGCTTTGATTGGGCTTTCATGGAAACCTAAAATCCCCTTGTTAAAATCATCATCTCCTGAAAACGAAAGCTGTTCATCGAAAAGCAAGGCTGAATCCTCTTCCCTCTACAAGCCAAATTCTCAGCTCATAGATGGCCTTTTCGTTCCTCCGAATAACCCCAGATATTTGAATAAACTTTTAAAGAAACAAATCAAGGACACCGCTGGCAGCAGTTG GTTTGACATGCCTGCTCAAACTATCACTCCGGAGCTGAAAAAAGATCTCCAGCTATTGAAG TTGAGAAATGTCATTGATCCAAAGAGACACTATAAGAAGGGTGATTCAAAATCTAAAGCACTGCCCAAGTATTTTCAGGCAA GTACTGTCATAGAGTCGGCAACAGAGTTCTACACAGGCAGGCTGACTAAGAAAGAGAGAAAAGCCAGCCTTGCCGATGAGCTGCTATCAGATAGAACCCTTGGAAACTATAG GAAACGGAAAGTTCGAGAAATTGAAGAAGTAAAGCGGCCAGGTGGGGTGGGCAAATGGAAGATCAGCAAGACAGGAAAGCGGaaggagaagaaaagaaagcatTAG
- the LOC140865165 gene encoding large ribosomal subunit protein uL3m isoform X1 has protein sequence MSAASRGLVSRLTHVFIFRKSFSQSPPELPIFCRTQLRAFSAEAEDGGSASSRFIEAKPGVMTRDSKRTGAIAVKCGMTAVWDKWGARIPISILWLDDNIVSQVKTPEKEGICALQIGCGQKKEKHLRMPEVGHFRAQGVPMKRKLREFPVTEDALLPVGTTIGVRHFVPGQFVDVTGITKGKGFQGGMKRWGFKGMPASHGASLSHRSIGSTGQRDAPGKVFKGKKMPGHMGVDQVTVKNVWIHKIDPARNLMWVKGQVPGATGNFVFIKDAVYRKPDISLLPFPTYFTSEDEDPTTLEPLTADIGDVDPFMAAD, from the exons ATGTCAGCCGCCTCCAGAGGTCTCGTTTCTCGCCTCACCCACGTCTTCATCTTCCGCAAATCCTTCTCGCAGTCTCCTCCCGAGCTACCCATATTCTGCCGCACTCAGCTGAGGGCATTCAGCGCTGAGGCGGAGGATGGTGGTTCGGCGAGCTCCCGATTCATCGAAGCGAAACCCGGGGTCATGACCCGAGACTCCAAGAGGACTGGTGCGATCGCCGTTAAATGTGGGATGACGGCGGTATGGGACAAGTGGGGCGCCAGGATCCCCATTTCTATTCTTTGGTTGGATGATAACATCGTCTCCCAGGTCAAAACCCCCGAAAAAGAAGGCATTTGTGCACTTCAG ATTGGGTGCGGACAAAAGAAAGAGAAGCATTTGAGGATGCCTGAAGTGGGCCATTTCAGAGCGCAGGGTGTGCCCATGAAAAGGAAGCTTAGGGAGTTTCCTGTAACCGAGGATGCTCTTCTTCCAGTTGGTACAACTATTGGTGTGCGCCATTTTGTTCCAGGGCAGTTTGTAGATGTCACTGGAATTACAAAAGGAAAAGGGTTCCAG GGTGGGATGAAAAGATGGGGCTTCAAAGGCATGCCTGCATCTCATGGTGCATCATTATCGCACCGAAGTATTGGTTCTACTGGTCAAAGAGATGCTCCAGGGAAG GTATTTAAAGGAAAGAAGATGCCTGGCCACATGGGTGTTGACCAAGTAACAGTAAAAAATGTATGGATACACAAAATTGATCCCGCTAGGAACTTAATGTGGGTGAAAGGCCAA GTTCCCGGGGCGACAGGCAATTTTGTTTTTATAAAAGATGCTGTGTACAGGAAACCCGACATCTCGTTGCTTCCATTTCCTACTTATTTTACTTCGGAAGATGAAGATCCAACAACATTGGAACCTTTGACAGCTGATATCGGCGATGTTGATCCTTTTATGGCCGCAGATTGA
- the LOC140865539 gene encoding pyruvate dehydrogenase (acetyl-transferring) kinase, mitochondrial isoform X2, whose amino-acid sequence MAAKKAWEGFSKGLVEEVQKFGSMKQTGVSLRYMMDFGSLPTERNLLISAQFLRKELPIRIARRAIELQSLPYGLSLKPAVIKVRDWYLDSFRDLRSFPVIKDERDELDFTRMIKMIKVRHNNVVPMMALGVQQLKKDMDPKTDYGNLEEIHQFLDRFYMSRIGIRMLIGQHVALHDPNPSPDVVGYIHTKMSPVEVARNASEDARSICSREYGSAPDVNIYGDPNFTFPYVPPHLHLMVFELVKNSLRAVQEKYMDSDKVPPPVRIIVADGLEDVTIKVSDEGGGIPRSGLPRIFTYLYSTAKNPLDEQFDMDLETVTTMAGYGYGLPISRLYARYFGGDLQIISMEGYGTDAYLHLSRLGESQEPLP is encoded by the exons ATGGCGGCTAAGAAAGCTTGGGAGGGTTTCTCCAAGGGGCTCGTGGAGGAGGTTCAGAAATTTGGTAGCATGAAGCAGACTGGTGTCAGTCTCCGCTACATGATGGATTTCGGATCCCTGCCTACTGAAAGGAATCTACTCATCTCCGCCCAGTTCCTCCGCAAGGAGCTGCCTATTCGGATCGCTCGCCGTGCTATTGAACTCCAGTCCCTCCCCTATGGCTTGTCCCTTAAACCAGCTGTTATTAAG GTAAGAGATTGGTATCTGGATTCTTTCCGTGACCTTAGATCCTTTCCGGTTATTAAGGATGAGAGGGATGAGTTGGATTTTACGCGAATGATTAAGATGATAAAAGTCAGGCACAACAATGTGGTCCCTATGATGGCTTTGGGAGTGCAGCAGTTGAAGAAAGATATGGATCCTAAAACTGATTACGGGAATCTGGAGGAAATTCATCAGTTTTTGGATCGATTCTATATGTCGAGAATTGGGATTCGCATGCTCATCG GGCAGCATGTGGCCTTGCACGACCCAAATCCATCTCCTGATGTTGTCGGCTATATACATACCAAAATGTCTCCTGTTGAGGTTGCAAGAAATGCTAGTGAGGATGCCCGTTCCATTTGCTCGCGGGAGTATGGCAGTGCACCAGATGTTAATATTTATGGAGACCCAAATTTTACGTTTCC GTATGTACCGCCACACTTGCATTTGATGGTTTTTGAATTGGTTAAGAATTCTCTTCGTGCTGTTCAAGAGAAATATATGGACTCCGACAAGGTTCCACCTCCTGTACGAATAATTGTTGCTGATGGACTGGAAGATGTTACTATAAAG GTATCTGATGAAGGAGGTGGAATTCCAAGAAGCGGCCTTCCTAGAATTTTTACTTATCTCTACAGTACTGCAAAGAACCCCTTGGATGAGCAGTTCGACATGGACCTTGAAACGGTGACAACCATGGCGGGTTATGGTTATGGTCTTCCCATTAGCCGTCTTTATGCTAGGTACTTTGGAGGGGATCTGCAAATCATCTCCATGGAAGGATATG GAACAGATGCTTACCTCCATTTGTCCCGGTTGGGAGAATCTCAAGAACCTCTGCCTTGA
- the LOC140866532 gene encoding rRNA-processing protein fcf2 isoform X1, with translation MSEDKALIGLSWKPKIPLLKSSSPENESCSSKSKAESSSLYKPNSQLIDGLFVPPNNPRYLNKLLKKQIKDTAGSSWFDMPAQTITPELKKDLQLLKLRNVIDPKRHYKKGDSKSKALPKYFQVGTVIESATEFYTGRLTKKERKASLADELLSDRTLGNYRKRKVREIEEVKRPGGVGKWKISKTGKRKEKKRKH, from the exons ATGTCGGAAGACAAAGCTTTGATTGGGCTTTCATGGAAACCTAAAATCCCCTTGTTAAAATCATCATCTCCTGAAAACGAAAGCTGTTCATCGAAAAGCAAGGCTGAATCCTCTTCCCTCTACAAGCCAAATTCTCAGCTCATAGATGGCCTTTTCGTTCCTCCGAATAACCCCAGATATTTGAATAAACTTTTAAAGAAACAAATCAAGGACACCGCTGGCAGCAGTTG GTTTGACATGCCTGCTCAAACTATCACTCCGGAGCTGAAAAAAGATCTCCAGCTATTGAAG TTGAGAAATGTCATTGATCCAAAGAGACACTATAAGAAGGGTGATTCAAAATCTAAAGCACTGCCCAAGTATTTTCAG GTAGGTACTGTCATAGAGTCGGCAACAGAGTTCTACACAGGCAGGCTGACTAAGAAAGAGAGAAAAGCCAGCCTTGCCGATGAGCTGCTATCAGATAGAACCCTTGGAAACTATAG GAAACGGAAAGTTCGAGAAATTGAAGAAGTAAAGCGGCCAGGTGGGGTGGGCAAATGGAAGATCAGCAAGACAGGAAAGCGGaaggagaagaaaagaaagcatTAG
- the LOC140863887 gene encoding uncharacterized protein: MASHRSSGSVDPGWEHGVAQDDRKKKVRCNYCGKVVSGGIYRLKQHIARLSGEVTYCDKAPEEVCLKMRANLEGCRIGKKSRQVEFDEQSYFNFAANDNMEEEEPVGYRNKGKQLLSDKGLVIDIAPLRSLGYVDPGWEHGVPQDDRKKKVKCNYCEKIVSGGINRFKQHLARIPGEVAPCNNAPEEVYLKIKENMKWHRTGRRHRRPGTKELSTFYLNSEDEDDEAACHIGNDKLVVGDRRYTRDFRRNFKGMSSCNVTDPLSKRPRFDANVLKMPKTQMQASGNQVKTCSSKRSRREVVSAICKFFYHAGVPSHAANSPYFHKMLELIGQYGSDLRGPSSHLLSGRFLQDEILTIKNYLSEFKSSWAVTGCSILADSWENLQGRTMIDILVSCPRGVHFVCSVDATGVVDDATYLYKLLDKVVDEMGEENVVQVITQNTPSYQAAGKMLEEKRTNLFWTPCASYCIDRMLEEFMKLDRVGDCIEKGQKITKLIYNSAWLYNVMKKEYTKGEELLRPSVTRYASSFTTLLSLLRHRVGLRRMFQSNKWNSSKFSKLDEGKEVKSIVLDCLFWRKIQFVKRSVDPIIELLQEINSDEKLSIPYIYNDMYRAKLAIKNNHNDDARKYETFWSVIDDQWSSLFHHPLYLAAYFLNPSFRYRADFILHPDVVRGLNACIVRLEPDSARRVSASMQISDFGSAKADFGTDLAISTRSELDPAAWWQQHGINCLELQRIAIRILSQTCSSFGCEHNWSMHDRIYGDRHNRLAQTRLNEAMYVHYNLRLRERQIRKRPCDTVSLDSVLLESSLYDWVAETEKQASQEDEATTLYTDMEDGDAYEDDLLEFDEGSLEMASLVDMVEPLNVQTDAASDDDQDLNFLDDDEDMTD, encoded by the exons ATGGCCTCGCATCGCTCTTCTGGGTCCGTGGATCCGGGGTGGGAGCACGGTGTTGCGCAAGATGATAGGAAGAAAAAAGTCAGATGCAATTACTGTGGCAAAGTAGTTAGCGGTGGAATTTACAGGTTGAAGCAGCATATAGCTCGGCTTTCTGGTGAAGTAACATATTGTGACAAGGCTCCAGAGGAGGTTTGCCTGAAAATGCGAGCAAATTTAGAGGGGTGCCGAATTGGTAAGAAATCAAGGCAAGTTGAATTTGATGAACAATCGTATTTTAATTTTGCTGCCAATGATAACATGGAGGAGGAAGAGCCTGTTGGATACAGGAACAAAGGTAAGCAATTGTTAAGTGATAAAGGATTGGTGATAGATATAGCTCCACTTCGATCATTAGGATATGTTGACCCCGGTTGGGAACATGGTGTCCCACAGGATGACAGGAAGAAGAAAGTAAAATGCAATTACTGTGAGAAGATTGTGAGTGGAGGTATTAACCGGTTCAAGCAACATTTGGCTAGGATACCTGGTGAAGTTGCTCCTTGTAATAATGCGCCGGAGGAAGTTTATCTCAAGATAAAGGAGAACATGAAATGGCATCGCACAGGACGGAGGCACAGACGACCTGGCACTAAGGAGTTGTCCACCTTTTATTTAAATtcagaagatgaagatgatgaagctGCCTGTCATATTGGCAATGATAAACTTGTCGTTGGTGATAGAAGATATACCAGAGATTTCAGAAGAAATTTCAAAGGGATGTCCTCGTGTAATGTGACTGATCCATTGTCAAAAAGGCCAAGATTTGATGCTAATGTCCTGAAGATGCCCAAAACTCAGATGCAAGCATCCGGAAACCAAGTGAAAACATGTTCCTCCAAAAGGTCCCGAAGAGAAGTCGTTTCTGCTATTTGTAAGTTCTTCTATCATGCGGGAGTGCCTTCTCACGCGGCCAACTCCCCGTACTTTCATAAAATGCTGGAGTTGATTGGTCAGTATGGATCAGATTTGAGAGGACCTTCAAGCCATTTGCTATCTGGTAGATTTTTACAGGACGAGATTTTGACCATCAAGAACTACCTTTCAGAGTTCAAGTCTTCCTGGGCAGTTACGGGGTGTTCTATTTTGGCAGACAGTTGGGAAAATCTTCAGGGTAGGACAATGATCGATATTTTGGTTTCTTGCCCTCGTGGTGTGCACTTTGTTTGTTCAGTTGATGCCACAGGTGTAGTTGATGATGCAACCTATTTATATAAACTGCTTGACAAAGTGGTGGATGAGATGGGGGAGGAAAATGTAGTGCAG GTAATCACACAGAATACTCCCAGTTATCAGGCTGCGGGAAAGATGCTGGAAGAGAAGAGAACGAATTTATTTTGGACGCCTTGTGCTTCTTATTGTATTGATCGAATGCTTGAAGAATTTATGAAGCTAGATAGGGTGGGGGACTGTATAGAGAAAGGCCAAAAAATAACAAAGTTAATTTACAATTCGGCATGGTTATACAATGTCATGAAAAAAGAATATACTAAAGGCGAGGAACTTCTGAGGCCATCTGTCACTCGGTATGCGTCAAGTTTTACCACGTTACTAAGCTTGCTTCGCCATAGGGTTGGTCTTAGAAGAATGTTTCAGTCGAACAAGTGGAATTCCTCTAAGTTTTCCAAGTTGGACGAGGGTAAAGAGGTGAAAAGTATTGTGCTGGATTGCTTATTTTGGAGGAAGATACAGTTTGTTAAAAGATCAGTGGACCCTATAATCGAATTGCTTCAAGAGATCAATAGTGATGAGAAACTTTCTATTCCATATATTTACAATGATATGTACAGGGCAAAGCTTGCGATTAAAAACAATCATAATGATGATGCACGCAAATATGAAACCTTTTGGAGTGTGATTGATGATCAATGGAGCTCATTATTTCACCATCCCCTCTATCTAGCTGCTTATTTCCTGAATCCATCTTTCCGTTATCGTGCAGATTTTATCCTG CATCCGGATGTTGTACGAGGCCTAAACGCATGCATCGTTAGATTGGAACCAGATAGTGCTAGAAGAGTCTCAGCATCCATGCAG ATTTCCGACTTCGGTTCTGCAAAAGCTGATTTCGGAACTGACTTGGCTATCAGCACTAGATCAGAGCTTGATCCAG CTGCTTGGTGGCAACAACATGGGATTAATTGTTTGGAGCTGCAACGAATAGCAATCCGTATTCTAAGTCAAACTTGCTCGTCTTTTGGGTGTGAGCACAACTGGAGTATGCATGATCGGATCTATGGAGATAGACACAATCGTCTGGCGCAAACAAGATTGAATGAAGCTAtgtatgttcactacaatttgagGCTTCGGGAGCGCCAGATAAGAAAAAGGCCATGCGACACAGTGTCTCTTGACAGTGTTCTACTAGAAAGTTCATTGTATGATTGGGTTGCGGAGACAGAGAAACAAGCATCGCAAGAAGATGAG GCAACAACCCTTTATACTGACATGGAGGACGGGGATGCATATGAGGATGATTTGCTGGAGTTCGACGAGGGATCATTGGAGATGGCGTCACTTGTAGATATGGTAGAACCATTGAATGTCCAGACTGATGCAGCTTCAGACGATGATCAAGATCTTAACTTTCTTGATGACGACGAAGATATGACTGACTAG
- the LOC140865165 gene encoding large ribosomal subunit protein uL3m isoform X2, producing the protein MSAASRGLVSRLTHVFIFRKSFSQSPPELPIFCRTQLRAFSAEAEDGGSASSRFIEAKPGVMTRDSKRTGAIAVKCGMTAVWDKWGARIPISILWLDDNIVSQVKTPEKEGICALQIGCGQKKEKHLRMPEVGHFRAQGVPMKRKLREFPVTEDALLPVGTTIGVRHFVPGQFVDVTGITKGKGFQGGMKRWGFKGMPASHGASLSHRSIGSTGQRDAPGKVFKGKKMPGHMGVDQVTVKNVWIHKIDPARNLMWVKGQINIRQWRFIENTVEYTFSVTVKTG; encoded by the exons ATGTCAGCCGCCTCCAGAGGTCTCGTTTCTCGCCTCACCCACGTCTTCATCTTCCGCAAATCCTTCTCGCAGTCTCCTCCCGAGCTACCCATATTCTGCCGCACTCAGCTGAGGGCATTCAGCGCTGAGGCGGAGGATGGTGGTTCGGCGAGCTCCCGATTCATCGAAGCGAAACCCGGGGTCATGACCCGAGACTCCAAGAGGACTGGTGCGATCGCCGTTAAATGTGGGATGACGGCGGTATGGGACAAGTGGGGCGCCAGGATCCCCATTTCTATTCTTTGGTTGGATGATAACATCGTCTCCCAGGTCAAAACCCCCGAAAAAGAAGGCATTTGTGCACTTCAG ATTGGGTGCGGACAAAAGAAAGAGAAGCATTTGAGGATGCCTGAAGTGGGCCATTTCAGAGCGCAGGGTGTGCCCATGAAAAGGAAGCTTAGGGAGTTTCCTGTAACCGAGGATGCTCTTCTTCCAGTTGGTACAACTATTGGTGTGCGCCATTTTGTTCCAGGGCAGTTTGTAGATGTCACTGGAATTACAAAAGGAAAAGGGTTCCAG GGTGGGATGAAAAGATGGGGCTTCAAAGGCATGCCTGCATCTCATGGTGCATCATTATCGCACCGAAGTATTGGTTCTACTGGTCAAAGAGATGCTCCAGGGAAG GTATTTAAAGGAAAGAAGATGCCTGGCCACATGGGTGTTGACCAAGTAACAGTAAAAAATGTATGGATACACAAAATTGATCCCGCTAGGAACTTAATGTGGGTGAAAGGCCAA ATCAATATTCGTCAGTGGAGGTTTATTGAAAATACTGTTGAGTACACATTCTCTGTCACAGTTAAAACAGGATAG
- the LOC140865539 gene encoding pyruvate dehydrogenase (acetyl-transferring) kinase, mitochondrial isoform X1 encodes MAAKKAWEGFSKGLVEEVQKFGSMKQTGVSLRYMMDFGSLPTERNLLISAQFLRKELPIRIARRAIELQSLPYGLSLKPAVIKVRDWYLDSFRDLRSFPVIKDERDELDFTRMIKMIKVRHNNVVPMMALGVQQLKKDMDPKTDYGNLEEIHQFLDRFYMSRIGIRMLIGQHVALHDPNPSPDVVGYIHTKMSPVEVARNASEDARSICSREYGSAPDVNIYGDPNFTFPRYVPPHLHLMVFELVKNSLRAVQEKYMDSDKVPPPVRIIVADGLEDVTIKVSDEGGGIPRSGLPRIFTYLYSTAKNPLDEQFDMDLETVTTMAGYGYGLPISRLYARYFGGDLQIISMEGYGTDAYLHLSRLGESQEPLP; translated from the exons ATGGCGGCTAAGAAAGCTTGGGAGGGTTTCTCCAAGGGGCTCGTGGAGGAGGTTCAGAAATTTGGTAGCATGAAGCAGACTGGTGTCAGTCTCCGCTACATGATGGATTTCGGATCCCTGCCTACTGAAAGGAATCTACTCATCTCCGCCCAGTTCCTCCGCAAGGAGCTGCCTATTCGGATCGCTCGCCGTGCTATTGAACTCCAGTCCCTCCCCTATGGCTTGTCCCTTAAACCAGCTGTTATTAAG GTAAGAGATTGGTATCTGGATTCTTTCCGTGACCTTAGATCCTTTCCGGTTATTAAGGATGAGAGGGATGAGTTGGATTTTACGCGAATGATTAAGATGATAAAAGTCAGGCACAACAATGTGGTCCCTATGATGGCTTTGGGAGTGCAGCAGTTGAAGAAAGATATGGATCCTAAAACTGATTACGGGAATCTGGAGGAAATTCATCAGTTTTTGGATCGATTCTATATGTCGAGAATTGGGATTCGCATGCTCATCG GGCAGCATGTGGCCTTGCACGACCCAAATCCATCTCCTGATGTTGTCGGCTATATACATACCAAAATGTCTCCTGTTGAGGTTGCAAGAAATGCTAGTGAGGATGCCCGTTCCATTTGCTCGCGGGAGTATGGCAGTGCACCAGATGTTAATATTTATGGAGACCCAAATTTTACGTTTCC CAGGTATGTACCGCCACACTTGCATTTGATGGTTTTTGAATTGGTTAAGAATTCTCTTCGTGCTGTTCAAGAGAAATATATGGACTCCGACAAGGTTCCACCTCCTGTACGAATAATTGTTGCTGATGGACTGGAAGATGTTACTATAAAG GTATCTGATGAAGGAGGTGGAATTCCAAGAAGCGGCCTTCCTAGAATTTTTACTTATCTCTACAGTACTGCAAAGAACCCCTTGGATGAGCAGTTCGACATGGACCTTGAAACGGTGACAACCATGGCGGGTTATGGTTATGGTCTTCCCATTAGCCGTCTTTATGCTAGGTACTTTGGAGGGGATCTGCAAATCATCTCCATGGAAGGATATG GAACAGATGCTTACCTCCATTTGTCCCGGTTGGGAGAATCTCAAGAACCTCTGCCTTGA